The region GTAATCACTACCTATCGTAGCCAGACAAGCCTTTTGGCTGCTCTCGTTATTCCCGTATATCTCCACCGTGCCTGAAACATCGGATCTTTATTGTCATGCCAACTGTCGTCATATAACAAAATATTATCCCATTCGCTGCCCTGGGAGGCGTGACAGGTAATACAGTAAGCAAACTGAAAGATAATCCCTTTCATATTGCCTCTGGCCTGCTTGCTCTCCCATAGTGACGCAGGATTATATTTAAGTTCCTTGAATTCGGCTTTATCCTCAAAAACTGGCCGCAAGTTTAAAAGATGTTCAATACCAATAATCGGTTCTTTACGCCAGGGCACTGTTTCAATTTTTTCCCGTTCCTCTGTATGCGTGCAATAACCAATCAATCCATTTACTAATGCGGTTGGAAGTTTGCCGTCGAATAAAACTGTGTCCCATGCGTTTTTCTTGCAAATCAGCTTATCCCCTACGACTGGTAAATCTCCCTCGAATCCAAGGTGCTGCCGTGCTTGCTGATTTACTTTGTTGACCGTGCTGTTTCTTCCGGCAATGATCTGATCCGCCCATTTAAACATATCTTTTTGATATTCATCCCGGATAATTTCTTTTGGCATCTGCCATATACAACCAGGATAACTTTCATCTTCAC is a window of Pelorhabdus rhamnosifermentans DNA encoding:
- a CDS encoding ATP-dependent DNA helicase: MTLNRMQQVGFERAKKWWIDGNEQIFKIAGYAGTGKTFLSATIATELADNNIAFCAYTGKAALVMQQRGMPATTIHQLIYNTEVKQIPYRDDDGRLKYKRKLVTELKEKLEPKPQIILVDESSMVDTKILRDLLSFDIPIIAVGDPFQLPPVNGDESDLLTDPDVTLEEIMRQDEGSAIAYLAEKIRKSKPLREDESYPGCIWQMPKEIIRDEYQKDMFKWADQIIAGRNSTVNKVNQQARQHLGFEGDLPVVGDKLICKKNAWDTVLFDGKLPTALVNGLIGYCTHTEEREKIETVPWRKEPIIGIEHLLNLRPVFEDKAEFKELKYNPASLWESKQARGNMKGIIFQFAYCITCHASQGSEWDNILLYDDSWHDNKDPMFQARWRYTGITRAAKRLVWLR